In Longimicrobiales bacterium, one genomic interval encodes:
- a CDS encoding O-antigen ligase family protein encodes MYDLRPSTIWRFFKQQPPSYWLICAYLVLEYVRPQQIYPFLNALPLTSAVIFLCLGATIIEGRFLRKLNVADGWLALFTLVVLLSSAFAYSPEFAFANLELYVSWVLIYALISLVLRTEQQLLMFMLIYLLACLKMSQHGFRSWVANGFGFSSWGVTCAPAWFHNSGECGIQMAMFLPVSLFFAAALWPFLVQWVRLLLASMPITAAATIIATSSRGALVGLAGIGIWLVLISKHRIKAVLLATVLASVVLALTPAEQRTRLNEMGDDGTSVSRLVYWEHAREIIADKPLLGVGYYNWLPYYRHYYNPNGEMVHNVFYQATAELGYSGLAAFIGMITATIVLNRRTRQLMRKRGTQGRFLRGMATGLDGALIGFLITGSFVTVLFYPFFWINLAMTAALYTTARKTVCPARSSRDAARPVVPATA; translated from the coding sequence TTGTATGACCTGCGGCCCTCAACCATCTGGCGATTCTTCAAGCAGCAACCGCCCTCGTACTGGCTTATCTGCGCCTACCTGGTACTGGAGTACGTCCGTCCCCAGCAGATCTACCCGTTTCTCAACGCACTGCCTCTCACATCAGCCGTAATCTTCCTATGCCTCGGGGCTACCATCATCGAAGGCCGCTTTCTGCGCAAGCTCAACGTCGCCGATGGCTGGCTCGCGCTATTTACCTTAGTCGTGCTTCTGTCGTCCGCTTTCGCATACTCGCCTGAGTTCGCGTTTGCAAATCTTGAGCTGTATGTGTCTTGGGTCCTCATCTATGCATTGATTTCGCTGGTTCTAAGGACAGAGCAGCAACTGTTGATGTTCATGCTGATCTATTTGCTGGCCTGCCTCAAAATGTCTCAGCATGGATTCCGCTCATGGGTCGCTAATGGGTTTGGCTTCTCGAGCTGGGGCGTCACATGTGCGCCGGCGTGGTTCCACAATTCCGGTGAGTGCGGCATTCAGATGGCGATGTTTCTGCCAGTCTCGCTGTTTTTCGCTGCTGCGCTCTGGCCCTTCCTCGTTCAGTGGGTGAGGCTGCTCCTGGCGTCAATGCCCATAACCGCTGCAGCCACGATCATCGCGACATCATCTCGAGGGGCGTTAGTAGGACTGGCAGGTATCGGCATCTGGCTCGTCCTGATAAGCAAGCATCGAATTAAGGCCGTTCTACTCGCTACTGTGCTCGCAAGTGTCGTACTCGCTCTGACGCCCGCGGAGCAGCGGACGCGATTGAACGAGATGGGCGATGACGGCACGTCCGTATCGCGCCTCGTATATTGGGAACATGCCAGGGAGATAATCGCAGACAAGCCATTGCTCGGTGTCGGATACTACAACTGGCTTCCGTATTATCGGCATTATTACAACCCGAATGGCGAGATGGTCCACAACGTGTTCTATCAGGCCACCGCGGAGCTAGGGTACTCTGGGTTGGCTGCTTTCATCGGAATGATCACGGCAACAATCGTGTTGAATCGGCGAACCCGACAGCTCATGCGAAAGCGTGGGACTCAGGGCCGCTTTCTCCGCGGTATGGCCACGGGTCTAGATGGAGCGCTGATCGGGTTTTTGATCACAGGTTCATTTGTGACGGTTCTTTTTTATCCATTCTTTTGGATCAACCTCGCGATGACCGCAGCCCTATACACCACAGCTCGTAAAACCGTTTGTCCTGCTCGCTCGTCGCGCGACGCTGCTCGCCCAG
- a CDS encoding polysaccharide deacetylase family protein, giving the protein MILVYHRIADCTWNPFNTCVAPKNFEEHLTVLRKFGSPATAKAIAQAGIAARQSATRIAVTFDDGYRDNVDVARPILEAHDFPATIFICNNAVLRRIPYYWDEATSILDEQATPPNTSVACGNRHWDMHGDLTVRQKVYVEFCSTLNHSTVAARNDAIVSLRQVAVTREEEANLLLTVDEIVALGADRLLTLGAHTLDHAWLPNESAEAQLYQLQQSRLELEEVVGRPIVEVAYPYGRFDSTTSAAAKLAGYAFAYTTVRHRVRPGVHPMEIPRIVVPNVDGDGFEYFLREMVFGLGGRGGLQWAVNRCIRKARLRLEAQAAF; this is encoded by the coding sequence GTGATCCTCGTCTATCATCGTATTGCCGATTGTACTTGGAACCCGTTCAACACTTGTGTTGCGCCGAAGAACTTCGAGGAACATCTCACAGTACTCCGCAAGTTCGGAAGCCCAGCCACCGCCAAGGCTATTGCACAAGCCGGAATAGCCGCTCGCCAAAGTGCGACGCGTATCGCCGTGACATTCGATGATGGCTACCGCGACAATGTCGACGTGGCACGTCCGATTTTGGAGGCGCACGACTTCCCTGCAACGATCTTCATTTGCAACAACGCGGTGCTGCGCCGTATCCCGTACTACTGGGACGAGGCAACTAGCATTCTGGATGAGCAAGCGACGCCGCCCAACACGTCCGTCGCGTGCGGAAATCGTCACTGGGATATGCACGGGGACCTTACGGTACGTCAGAAAGTCTACGTGGAATTCTGCTCAACGCTGAACCACAGCACTGTCGCAGCGAGAAACGACGCGATCGTCAGCCTTAGACAAGTTGCTGTCACGCGCGAAGAAGAAGCGAATCTGCTCTTAACCGTCGATGAGATAGTTGCGCTTGGCGCGGACCGTCTACTTACTCTGGGCGCTCACACGCTAGATCACGCGTGGCTGCCCAATGAGTCTGCTGAGGCGCAGCTGTATCAACTTCAGCAATCCAGGCTGGAACTCGAAGAAGTTGTCGGTAGGCCAATCGTGGAAGTCGCGTATCCGTATGGGCGATTCGATTCAACAACATCAGCAGCTGCCAAGCTGGCCGGCTATGCCTTTGCCTATACAACCGTGCGCCATAGAGTTCGTCCTGGTGTCCACCCGATGGAGATCCCACGAATTGTTGTACCGAACGTCGACGGGGACGGGTTTGAGTATTTTCTGCGTGAGATGGTATTTGGTTTGGGCGGCCGTGGCGGGCTTCAGTGGGCCGTAAATCGATGCATCAGGAAGGCGCGTCTGAGGCTAGAGGCGCAAGCGGCATTCTGA